From the genome of Biomphalaria glabrata chromosome 1, xgBioGlab47.1, whole genome shotgun sequence, one region includes:
- the LOC106077928 gene encoding OTU domain-containing protein 7B-like, whose translation MDELKLQESQKIEELMRNTCVTAPQAKDILIRNRWSMSESYREIEQMCRASAQHNNRLRQTNYNYGQNSPPYHRAIEMGVGRAVNLPQAPPPYNSLQFSPAPHTTTSQHSALSVQLPEQFLPIHIEGGRTISVSQTQFEQMKPSRTSVVTPPTYRPSSQCYGTQERPPSGNIYQPQKNKPEPLQKQKMEIPVMHKDDSHLEDDDIFDDRIIPIQQTFNTYPRLKRGFSNILENEGLVSEARHRVQSDILKDNHDNMYVQTFVLPDMTIYPDDFRAFLEKDLIETSTLVSLEQAGRLNWWAELRLCQRLLPMATSGDGNCLLHAASLAMWGIHDRQLILRKELHDTLTTAPYKDALYRRWRYQQTLSNKQSGLVFNEEEWQEEWNNILRLASPQPRSAPDPMRFNNCCDSPVTQGKCDEPVVYESLEEFHVFVLAHVLQRPIIVVADAILKDSNGDALAPIPFPGIYLPLEVAGYYKSPLLLTYDAAHFSALSPMEQNPNVLPVLPAAIPLVDPELKLLPLHFYKDPGPRVDWSKELVDEPNIEHKLNLLHRFLDVDKLAIRLTEINGDSDRGSCGSQDSDENTSLFKEKKDKKKEARMSQTVAKQFGSIGKSMGKKLKQLGKTGKSEKSRQTISGDVAQNARVISNYNNQRNCVEYILVAKLSEKRTKQQQALIDNYLVSAKERFEDERELKRKSDTELRGKGAQYPPTTNCHTPGCPLYNTAQSDFICSKCKAARHSEPDTEERNRSHSVYNTYPGRGKQSPLSDEIYIYGKSKFYTSSNESSLHQVSEHLDPQSYYSNRAPRTRSPSPDYDNFPTRKPVSSLQSQCKTPNCNFYGSHECNGFCSKCFKNNKEETKLVQAITKL comes from the exons GAGAAACACATGTGTGACTGCACCTCAAGCTAAAGACATTTTAATAA GAAACAGATGGAGCATGTCTGAAAGTTATCGTGAAATAGAACAGATGTGTAGAGCCTCCGCACAGCATAATAACAGACTGCGTcaaacaaattataattatgGGCAGAATTCACCCCCCTACCACAGGGCAATTGAAATGGGAGTAGGCAGAGCGGTTAATCTGCCACAGGCGCCCCCTCCTTACAACTCACTGCAATTCTCCCCAGCACCCCATACAACTACTAGCCAGCACTCTGCTTTGTCAGTTCAGTTGCCTGAACAATTTTTACCCATTCACATTGAAGGAGGTAGGACAATAAGTGTTTCACAGACTCAGTTTGAACAAATGAAGCCATCCAGAACTTCAGTGGTCACACCTCCTACCTATCGCCCTAGTTCCCAATGCTATGGAACTCAAGAGAGACCCCCTTCTGGTAACATTTACCAGCCCCAAAAGAATAAGCCTGAGCCATTGCAAAAGCAAAAGATGGAAATCCCTGTGATGCATAAGGATGACAGCCATCTTGAGGATGATGATATATTTGATGACAGAATCATACCCATACAACAAACATTTAATACAT ATCCCAGGCTAAAACGTGGATTTTCTAATATTCTGGAAAATGAGGGTCTTGTGTCTGAAGCTAGGCACAGAGTGCAGTCTGATATTCTAAAAGATAATCATGACAACATGTATGTTCAGACTTTTGTCTTACCTGATATGACTATCTACCCTGATGACTTTAGAGCCTTTTTGGAAAAGGATTTGATTGAGACATCTACATTAGTCTCATTGGAACAAGCTG GTCGACTGAATTGGTGGGCAGAGCTACGGCTTTGCCAGAGGTTGTTGCCTATGGCAACGAGTGGCGATGGTAACTGCTTATTGCATGCTGCTTCTCTAG CTATGTGGGGTATCCATGACAGGCAATTGATATTGAGAAAAGAGCTACATGACACATTGACTACTGCCCCTTACAAAGATGCCTTATACAGGCGATGGCGTTATCAGCAAACATTAAGCAATAAACAG TCAGGGCTTGTTTTTAACGAAGAAGAATGGCAGGAAGAATGGAATAATATTCTGCGCTTGGCATCACCTCAACCTAGAAGTGCTCCTGATCCAATGAGATTCAATAATTGCTGTGATAGTCCTGTTACACAAGG AAAATGTGATGAGCCGGTGGTGTATGAAAGTTTGGAGGAGTTCCATGTGTTTGTTTTAGCCCATGTCCTTCAGAGGCCCATCATTGTTGTGGCTGATGCCATCTTAAAAGATTCTAATGGAGATGCCTTGGCTCCCATACCATTCCCTGGAATCTACCTACCGTTGGAGGTGGCTGGCTACTACAAGTCCCCACTCTTGCTTACTTATGATGCTGCACACTTCTCTGCCCTCTCTCCCATGGAGCAAAATCCTAATGTCCTTCCAGTACTTCCAG CTGCTATCCCCTTAGTGGACCCAGAGCTGAAACTCCTGCCTCTTCATTTTTACAAAGACCCTGGTCCTCGTGTTGACTGGAGCAAAGAGCTTGTAGATGAGCCCAACATAGAACATAAGCTCAATCTCCTGCACAGGTTTTTAGATGTGGACAAACTGGCCATCAGACTGACTGAGATCAACGGTGACAGCGACAGAGGCTCTTGTGGCTCTCAAGACTCGGATGAGAACACATCTTTATTCAAAGAGAAAAAGGACAAAAAGAAAGAGGCGCGTATGTCTCAGACAGTGGCGAAGCAGTTTGGCAGCATCGGCAAGAGTATGGGTAAAAAGCTTAAGCAGCTGGGAAAGACTGGCAAGTCGGAAAAGAGCCGTCAGACAATTAGTGGGGATGTAGCCCAGAATGCCAGAGTGATATCGAATTATAACAACCAGCGTAATTGTGTAGAATATATACTGGTGGCCAAGTTGTCAGAGAAAAGAACTAAACAACAGCAAGCGCTTATTGACAACTACCTGGTCAGTGCCAAGGAAAGATTTGAAGATGAACGTGAGCTGAAGAGGAAAAGTGACACAGAGTTGAGAGGTAAAGGGGCTCAGTACCCTCCTACCACTAATTGCCACACACCTGGTTGTCCATTGTACAACACTGCTCAGTCTGATTTCATTTGCTCTAAATGCAAGGCTGCTCGACATAGTGAGCCAGATACGGAGGAAAGGAACAGGAGCCACTCTGTTTACAACACTTACCCTGGCCGGGGGAAGCAGTCACCACTTTCTGACGAAATATACATCTATGGCAAGTCCAAATTTTATACATCCAGCAATGAGAGTTCTCTGCATCAAGTTTCAGAACACTTAGATCCACAATCTTACTACTCCAACAGAGCCCCAAGAACAAGGTCTCCATCTCCAGACTATGACAATTTCCCAACAAGAAAGCCAGTCTCATCATTACAATCGCAATGCAAGACACCTAACTGTAATTTCTATGGAAGCCATGAATGCAATGGTTTCTGTTCCAAGTGCTTTAAGAATAATAAGGAAGAAACTAAACTTGTACAAGCTATAACAAAGTTATAA